The Anaerolineae bacterium DNA segment AGCATTTACTACACGGATCAGGTGCTGGCGGAAATCTTCCAACTTTTCCAGGAACGCAGCGAAAACCTGCTGTTCATTTACACCTCGGACCACGGCGAATGGATCACCCCCAAGCAAGGGGGGCACGCCAACGCGCATCCTTTCCAGGAAGAGTATCGAGTGCCCCTGGTCTTCTGGGCTTCCCATCCCGAAGACCTGGCCCCCATCGCCCAGGCCACCCAGGGCCGACTGGTAAACATCGAAACCCTGAACCTGCAAATCCGTTTTCTGGTAAGCCTGGAGCCGGATCCCGGCATCTCCTACCGCACCCAGGTGCTCAGCCTGGGCCCGGGACGCATCCACGACTACACGGAGTTGCCTTATGTGGAGTACCACGAAACGCCCTAAACCCGGCTGGCGCATCCACCCTCAAGGGAAGCCCTGGGTGCTCGGCGGGCTGCTGGGCACCACCCTCTTTACTGCGCGGGGCCGGCGCAAGGCCGCCCTGGCCGCCGCCTTTCTCAGCACCGCCCTGGCCTATTTCTTTCGCGACCCCGACCGCTACCCACCCAAGGCC contains these protein-coding regions:
- a CDS encoding sulfatase-like hydrolase/transferase, coding for SIYYTDQVLAEIFQLFQERSENLLFIYTSDHGEWITPKQGGHANAHPFQEEYRVPLVFWASHPEDLAPIAQATQGRLVNIETLNLQIRFLVSLEPDPGISYRTQVLSLGPGRIHDYTELPYVEYHETP